A single genomic interval of Labilibaculum sp. DW002 harbors:
- a CDS encoding pyruvate formate lyase family protein: MKTKYDYRIAALKERKLNQTDNKIQVEGLLDEDDYGRIVPPKEGAWEIIPNHEDGSFYGVKAWTDNFCDLMQKHPTYVDPNDAFAGRWMYFMSKMRPNLFNPDYSYDHLKPEIEKYNIIDGIGFDAHFAPDYELGLQLGWGGILNKIRKYRDLNAKDEETRLFYDSHERAVLSIQVWIKNTIEEIKRKLQLEKDEALKANLEEMLVVNQNVLNDAPQTFREACQWMIWYHLSSRTYNRDGAGGQLDTLLYPFYLKDKEEGILDDEAAIYQLACFLINDPIYWQMGGPDGKGGDMTNHLSYLILEAGDKVNTSLNLTIRVHDKLDQNFLRKSVELLIKNKNAWPRYSGDKALVEGYMKNGYEEESARKRIAVGCNWMSLPGLEYTMNDLVKINVGRVFQVAYNEMLEGGFENASTEKLYSIFNKHLIRGVKVTADCIRFQLEHQRYNEPELLLNLLSYGPLEKGLDASAGGAEYYNLAIDGAGLATIADSFAALEQRIEDEGKITWEELDYHLKGNWDGTDGERIRQLMNRSDRYGQVDSRGDIWAKKISKEFTTLVKNESDMEKGHCFIPGWFSWANTVGLGQALEATPNGRFAKAPISHGANPHPGFSNDGAATSMAKSIAQIQPGYGNTAPMQLELDLSMAKGDQVDNFIALIKTHFKLGGTLINVNIVDQKKILAAHKNPSQYPDLVVRITGFTAYFAMLTPEFRQLVVDRIIEN, translated from the coding sequence ATGAAGACAAAGTACGACTATAGAATTGCGGCCTTGAAAGAAAGGAAACTGAATCAAACTGATAATAAGATTCAAGTTGAAGGTTTGTTGGATGAGGATGATTATGGAAGAATTGTACCACCTAAAGAGGGCGCTTGGGAAATTATACCTAACCATGAAGATGGTTCATTTTATGGCGTAAAAGCTTGGACTGATAACTTCTGTGATTTGATGCAAAAGCATCCAACCTACGTTGATCCTAATGATGCATTTGCAGGAAGATGGATGTACTTCATGTCTAAAATGAGACCAAATCTATTTAATCCTGATTATTCTTACGATCACTTAAAGCCAGAAATTGAAAAGTACAATATTATAGATGGTATTGGTTTTGATGCTCATTTTGCACCTGATTACGAGTTAGGATTACAATTAGGATGGGGTGGTATTCTTAATAAAATTAGGAAATATAGAGATTTAAATGCCAAAGATGAAGAAACTAGATTGTTTTATGATTCTCATGAACGAGCTGTACTAAGCATTCAGGTTTGGATCAAAAATACAATTGAAGAAATAAAAAGAAAGCTTCAGCTTGAGAAAGATGAGGCATTAAAGGCAAATCTTGAAGAAATGCTTGTAGTAAATCAAAATGTATTAAATGATGCTCCACAAACATTCAGAGAAGCTTGCCAATGGATGATTTGGTATCACCTTTCTTCAAGAACCTACAATCGTGATGGTGCAGGCGGACAGTTAGATACGCTTTTGTATCCATTTTATTTGAAAGATAAAGAGGAAGGAATTCTCGATGATGAAGCTGCAATTTATCAGCTTGCATGTTTCTTAATAAATGACCCTATTTATTGGCAAATGGGAGGACCAGATGGTAAAGGTGGTGATATGACAAATCATCTTTCTTATTTGATTCTAGAAGCTGGTGATAAGGTGAATACTTCGCTGAATTTAACCATTCGTGTTCATGATAAGTTAGATCAGAATTTTTTGAGAAAATCAGTTGAACTTCTGATTAAAAATAAGAATGCATGGCCTCGTTATTCAGGAGATAAAGCGCTTGTAGAAGGTTATATGAAGAATGGTTACGAAGAGGAATCAGCTAGAAAGAGAATTGCTGTAGGTTGCAATTGGATGTCTCTTCCCGGATTGGAATATACCATGAATGATTTGGTGAAAATCAATGTTGGTAGAGTTTTTCAAGTGGCATATAATGAAATGTTGGAGGGTGGATTTGAAAATGCTTCAACGGAGAAATTGTATTCTATTTTTAATAAACATTTAATTCGTGGAGTAAAAGTTACTGCTGATTGTATTCGATTTCAATTGGAACATCAAAGATATAATGAGCCTGAGTTATTATTGAACTTACTAAGTTACGGTCCTTTAGAAAAAGGATTGGATGCAAGTGCAGGTGGAGCGGAATATTATAATCTTGCAATTGATGGAGCTGGATTGGCAACAATTGCAGATTCGTTTGCAGCATTAGAGCAAAGAATTGAGGATGAAGGAAAAATTACTTGGGAAGAATTGGATTATCATTTGAAAGGCAATTGGGACGGAACTGATGGAGAGAGAATTCGTCAGTTAATGAATCGAAGCGATCGTTATGGTCAGGTTGATTCACGTGGAGATATTTGGGCGAAAAAGATTTCTAAAGAGTTTACCACTTTGGTAAAAAATGAATCTGATATGGAAAAAGGACATTGTTTTATTCCGGGTTGGTTTTCATGGGCAAATACAGTTGGTTTAGGTCAAGCTCTTGAGGCAACACCTAATGGTAGATTTGCCAAAGCGCCAATTTCTCACGGTGCAAATCCACACCCCGGATTTTCAAATGATGGAGCAGCAACAAGTATGGCTAAGTCGATTGCTCAAATTCAACCAGGTTATGGAAATACTGCGCCAATGCAATTAGAGTTAGACTTGTCCATGGCAAAAGGTGATCAGGTAGATAATTTTATTGCCTTAATTAAGACACACTTCAAGCTAGGGGGAACATTGATTAATGTGAACATTGTAGATCAGAAGAAAATATTAGCGGCTCACAAAAATCCTTCTCAGTATCCCGATTTAGTAGTTCGTATTACTGGATTTACAGCATATTTTGCAATGCTAACACCTGAATTTAGACAGTTGGTTGTCGATCGTATTATAGAGAATTAA
- a CDS encoding sulfatase family protein: MSYFKNSSLIILLIVAQSFIACKQEAKIDEKPNVLWICLEDTAPLLSCYGTTIIETPNIDKLASKGEIFTNAFMPAPVCSASRSSVITGMMSTTLGLHNHHSSRTVESAIYLPDTISTIPEIFKKNGYFTFNNGKDDYNFTYDRRDLYDQDYSYHPLYGKSGKRIDLSVLKDKGPFFGQIQLYGGKEIFSSKFKERVKSPVNREKIKLPPYLPNHPAIIEEYANHLDAIQITDGRLGEILTNLKENGLLNNTIIFFFSDHGMRLTRNKQFLYDGGIHVPLIVADFRENKKIKANSSNDILISGIDLGPSSLALAGISIPQYMEGRDVFVEDYKEREFVISTRDRCDFSIDRIRSVRSKEFKYIRNFLTDRPYMQPSYMDADGVEFVKVMKQLHAENKLDSIQDRFMSLERPKEELYNLKEDPFELNNLASNPNYSSELSKYANVLNQWIVETDDQGQYPENEEALKLMLGIWGKNAINPEYDPLRVKYKDFGGSLYDFKNARWKNVNVPVE, translated from the coding sequence ATGAGTTATTTTAAAAATAGTAGTCTAATAATTTTACTGATTGTTGCACAAAGTTTTATTGCTTGTAAACAGGAAGCGAAAATAGATGAAAAACCCAATGTTTTATGGATCTGTCTTGAAGATACAGCGCCGCTATTGAGCTGTTACGGTACCACCATAATTGAAACACCCAATATTGATAAACTTGCAAGTAAGGGGGAGATATTTACCAATGCTTTTATGCCTGCGCCGGTTTGCTCCGCGAGTCGTTCAAGTGTTATTACAGGTATGATGTCAACAACATTAGGCCTGCACAATCATCACAGTTCACGAACAGTAGAATCAGCTATATATCTCCCAGATACGATCTCAACCATTCCAGAAATATTCAAGAAAAATGGATATTTCACCTTTAATAATGGAAAGGATGATTATAATTTTACATATGATAGACGAGATTTATATGATCAAGATTATTCATATCATCCATTGTATGGTAAAAGTGGTAAGAGAATTGATCTATCTGTTTTAAAGGATAAAGGGCCATTTTTTGGACAAATACAATTGTATGGAGGTAAGGAGATATTTTCATCTAAGTTTAAGGAGAGAGTAAAGTCTCCTGTAAACAGAGAAAAAATTAAACTTCCTCCGTATTTACCAAATCATCCTGCAATTATAGAAGAGTATGCAAATCATCTTGATGCGATACAAATTACAGATGGTCGACTTGGAGAAATTCTTACTAATCTAAAGGAGAATGGTTTGCTCAATAATACAATTATCTTCTTTTTCTCTGATCATGGAATGCGTTTAACCCGAAATAAGCAATTTCTATATGACGGTGGGATACACGTTCCACTTATTGTTGCTGACTTTAGGGAAAATAAGAAGATTAAAGCAAATTCCAGTAATGATATTTTAATAAGTGGAATTGATTTGGGGCCTAGTTCTCTTGCATTAGCAGGTATATCAATACCACAATATATGGAGGGAAGAGACGTCTTTGTTGAAGATTATAAAGAAAGAGAATTTGTAATTTCAACTAGAGATCGTTGCGATTTTTCAATTGACAGGATACGATCAGTAAGATCAAAAGAGTTTAAATATATTCGTAATTTTCTCACAGATAGACCATATATGCAACCAAGCTATATGGATGCTGATGGAGTTGAATTTGTGAAAGTTATGAAGCAATTGCATGCTGAAAATAAATTGGACTCCATTCAAGATCGATTCATGTCATTAGAGAGGCCTAAAGAGGAATTGTATAATTTGAAAGAAGATCCATTTGAGTTGAACAATCTCGCATCAAATCCTAATTATTCTTCAGAATTATCTAAATATGCTAATGTGCTGAATCAATGGATTGTTGAGACGGATGATCAAGGGCAGTATCCCGAGAATGAAGAAGCTTTAAAGTTAATGCTTGGAATTTGGGGCAAGAATGCAATAAATCCAGAGTATGATCCTTTAAGAGTGAAGTATAAGGATTTTGGTGGATCCTTATATGATTTTAAGAATGCTAGATGGAAAAATGTTAATGTTCCAGTTGAATGA
- a CDS encoding ATP-binding cassette domain-containing protein, with amino-acid sequence MNESVLNALMKLFAIIVDEQKVGFEVAAHDVVAHYLEKQFSKEWLEIYLDNFDRYLLESHCDVENETCVINKHVQVQDVCVKIAEEVDQEQKVWIMLQLLEFIDEAEFAGPEELSLVKTVSKTFKISKDEFEYSHQFILGDEYSIPFNQYLLIIDANDNFEHEVVKHIFSSKLRGRVFVLRIESTKTYLIKYFGEYNLFLNGHNIKYDRPYVLSYGSVVRSHRIDPIYYSQIVSEFIERKDHSDIRFVAKDIEFKFPGSNNGVFPVNFQVKSGQLIGVMGGSGTGKSTLLNVLNGNLPLNQGDIFINGYNLHHDKEKLEGVIGYVPQDDLLVEELTVYQNLYYNAKLCFDDVSDEKIEEIIDDTVESFDLVEARDLKVGDPINKVLSGGQRKRLNIALELMREPSILFVDEPTSGLSSMDSEKVMLLLKRQVLKGKLVMCNIHQPSSDIFKLLDKLIIMDTGGKVIYFGNPIDAVVYFKTQSHYVKADESECLSCGNVNSEQILRIVEARMMNEYGKQIRKRKRSSDEWYELYQEKIESKHPVKKPKRKRLIPANYFSIPKRTEQLKIYLSRDLKAKVSNKQYMLITLFEAPILAVILGYFTKYISGTEGDSSAYVFSNNENIPSFIFMAVVVSLFLGLIISAEEILHDRRIMKRESFLNLSRFSYLNSKVIIMLVISAFQTMLFVLVANTILEIKGLTWEYWLVLYTASACANMIGLNLSSALNTVVAVYVSIPFILVPQLLFSGVIVNFTKLHPTITSQKYVPLVGDLMTSRWAYEALVVEQFKNNEFERQFFDLEQEMSENSFRSSFYIPEVKQRYQNWLRTGDKKQYKLLKNEFSKLVQDYKAPNGIEYSTTYLKNSSEGLFKWLETIKQNGWSKYSKASNERDKVYANLLKNFGGKEHLFTYKQKHHNEAIEQIVLNRRELNKIIDYKGELIQLKDPIFQIPENKTGRAQLYASRKRIGDYLVDTFWFNVLIVWLTSLFFYFTLYFDVLRRALLFFEILWVKILPDGHILITRKRQK; translated from the coding sequence ATGAATGAGTCAGTACTGAATGCCTTAATGAAACTTTTTGCCATTATTGTTGATGAGCAAAAGGTTGGTTTTGAGGTTGCTGCGCATGATGTTGTAGCACATTATCTTGAAAAACAATTTAGTAAGGAATGGCTCGAAATTTACTTGGATAATTTTGATCGCTATTTACTAGAGTCTCATTGTGATGTAGAAAATGAGACTTGTGTGATAAATAAGCACGTTCAGGTTCAAGATGTTTGTGTTAAAATAGCTGAAGAGGTTGATCAGGAACAGAAAGTATGGATCATGCTTCAGTTACTTGAATTTATTGATGAGGCAGAATTCGCTGGTCCCGAGGAGCTTAGTTTAGTAAAGACTGTTTCCAAAACATTTAAGATTTCTAAGGATGAGTTTGAATACAGTCATCAATTTATTTTAGGCGATGAATATTCAATTCCTTTTAATCAGTATTTATTGATTATTGATGCTAATGATAATTTTGAGCATGAAGTAGTAAAGCACATTTTTAGTTCAAAATTACGTGGTCGTGTTTTTGTTCTTCGTATCGAAAGTACCAAGACCTATTTAATTAAGTATTTTGGGGAATACAACTTATTTTTGAATGGGCATAATATAAAATACGATAGACCATATGTTCTTTCCTATGGTTCTGTGGTACGAAGTCATAGAATTGACCCAATTTACTATTCTCAAATTGTATCTGAATTTATAGAGCGTAAAGATCATTCCGACATACGTTTTGTTGCCAAGGATATTGAATTTAAATTTCCAGGGTCGAATAATGGTGTATTTCCAGTTAATTTCCAGGTGAAATCAGGACAACTGATTGGTGTAATGGGAGGTAGTGGTACTGGTAAATCTACCTTGCTAAATGTTTTAAATGGAAATTTGCCTTTAAATCAAGGTGATATTTTTATTAATGGTTACAACTTACATCACGATAAGGAAAAATTAGAAGGTGTAATTGGTTATGTGCCTCAGGACGATCTACTGGTAGAAGAATTAACGGTTTACCAAAATTTATATTATAATGCCAAATTGTGTTTTGATGATGTTTCTGATGAAAAAATAGAGGAAATTATTGACGATACAGTTGAAAGTTTTGATTTGGTTGAAGCACGTGATTTAAAGGTTGGCGATCCAATTAATAAGGTTTTAAGTGGTGGACAAAGAAAGCGACTGAACATTGCCTTAGAATTAATGCGAGAACCATCTATTCTATTTGTTGATGAACCAACTTCAGGCTTGTCTAGTATGGATTCGGAGAAGGTAATGCTATTGCTGAAAAGACAGGTTTTAAAAGGTAAACTGGTAATGTGTAACATTCACCAACCTTCATCTGATATTTTCAAGCTTTTGGATAAGCTTATTATTATGGACACGGGTGGAAAAGTGATTTATTTTGGTAATCCTATCGATGCTGTTGTTTATTTCAAAACACAAAGCCATTACGTTAAGGCAGATGAGAGTGAGTGCTTATCGTGTGGTAATGTAAATTCTGAACAGATATTAAGAATTGTGGAAGCTCGTATGATGAATGAATACGGGAAACAAATAAGGAAGCGTAAGAGAAGTTCTGATGAATGGTATGAATTGTATCAAGAGAAGATTGAATCGAAGCATCCAGTAAAGAAACCAAAACGAAAAAGGCTGATTCCTGCTAATTATTTTAGTATTCCCAAAAGAACAGAGCAGCTGAAAATCTATTTGTCGAGGGATTTAAAAGCAAAAGTAAGCAATAAGCAATACATGTTGATTACGCTATTTGAAGCGCCGATATTAGCTGTGATATTAGGATATTTTACCAAATATATTAGTGGAACAGAAGGTGATTCAAGTGCTTATGTTTTTTCAAATAATGAGAACATTCCATCTTTTATATTTATGGCTGTGGTTGTTTCTCTTTTTCTAGGATTGATTATTTCTGCAGAAGAAATTTTACACGATCGAAGGATCATGAAGAGAGAATCTTTTTTGAATTTAAGTCGCTTTAGTTACTTAAATTCGAAAGTGATCATCATGCTGGTGATATCTGCATTTCAAACTATGTTATTTGTTTTAGTTGCCAACACGATTTTGGAAATTAAGGGATTAACTTGGGAGTATTGGCTTGTTTTATACACTGCTTCGGCCTGTGCCAATATGATTGGTTTAAATTTATCTTCAGCACTAAATACTGTTGTAGCCGTTTATGTATCTATACCTTTCATTTTAGTACCTCAACTTTTGTTTTCAGGTGTAATTGTAAATTTCACAAAATTGCACCCAACCATAACATCTCAAAAATATGTTCCTCTCGTTGGAGATTTAATGACTTCTCGTTGGGCATACGAAGCTTTGGTTGTAGAACAGTTTAAGAATAATGAATTCGAAAGGCAGTTTTTTGATTTGGAACAAGAAATGAGTGAAAATTCGTTTCGCTCTTCTTTCTATATCCCTGAAGTGAAGCAACGTTATCAAAATTGGCTACGAACAGGAGATAAGAAGCAATACAAGTTGTTAAAGAATGAATTTTCAAAATTGGTGCAGGATTATAAAGCCCCTAATGGAATTGAGTATTCAACTACTTATTTGAAAAATTCGTCTGAAGGCTTATTTAAATGGTTGGAAACGATAAAACAAAATGGCTGGTCTAAATACAGCAAAGCATCAAATGAGAGAGATAAAGTATATGCAAACCTTCTAAAAAATTTTGGAGGTAAAGAGCATTTATTTACATACAAACAGAAACATCACAATGAGGCGATTGAGCAAATTGTGCTGAATCGAAGGGAGTTAAATAAAATTATTGATTACAAAGGTGAATTAATTCAATTGAAAGATCCTATTTTTCAAATACCAGAGAATAAAACGGGACGTGCCCAATTATATGCCTCTAGAAAACGTATTGGAGATTATTTAGTTGATACCTTTTGGTTTAATGTTTTAATTGTTTGGCTTACAAGTTTGTTTTTTTATTTTACACTTTATTTTGATGTGCTAAGAAGAGCATTACTATTCTTCGAAATTCTGTGGGTTAAGATATTACCTGATGGCCACATTCTAATAACACGAAAACGTCAGAAATAA
- a CDS encoding glycyl-radical enzyme activating protein, whose product MGRITQIQSMSLHDGPGIRTTVFMKGCNMRCTWCHNPETWRHSKQIQFLEDKCIDCKACHQASLQSEFTPNLLVKPNQFSISELITISESCYTGALELIGKDVSLDDVMKAVEKDCEFFEESGGGITISGGEPLLQAEFVIEIFKKCKERGIHTAIETNLHSNTELVERVAEYTDLFMVDIKLWNSELHKKWTGLGNELVLKNIKALNDLGKSLIIRTPVIPGVNDNVKELSAIADFVSELDCLINYELLPYHSLGNGKYKALGIEDQMPNFDQLSKDHFEQLQKEVAKLCKKFKKNLE is encoded by the coding sequence ATGGGTAGAATTACACAAATACAAAGCATGTCTCTTCACGATGGACCAGGAATAAGGACAACTGTTTTTATGAAAGGTTGTAACATGCGTTGTACTTGGTGTCATAACCCAGAAACATGGAGGCATAGCAAACAAATTCAGTTTCTTGAAGATAAATGCATTGATTGCAAAGCTTGTCATCAAGCATCACTTCAATCAGAATTCACTCCAAATTTATTGGTGAAGCCTAATCAATTTTCAATTTCAGAATTGATTACAATTTCAGAATCATGTTATACAGGAGCTTTAGAGCTTATAGGTAAAGATGTGTCTTTAGATGATGTAATGAAAGCTGTTGAGAAGGATTGTGAATTTTTTGAAGAATCGGGTGGAGGAATTACCATTTCGGGAGGAGAACCATTGTTACAAGCTGAATTTGTGATCGAAATATTCAAAAAATGCAAGGAGAGGGGAATTCACACTGCTATTGAAACCAACTTGCATTCAAACACCGAATTAGTTGAACGTGTAGCCGAATATACCGACCTGTTTATGGTAGATATTAAATTGTGGAATTCCGAATTGCACAAGAAATGGACAGGCTTGGGAAATGAATTGGTTCTAAAAAATATCAAAGCATTAAATGACTTAGGTAAATCCTTAATCATTCGTACACCGGTTATTCCTGGAGTGAATGATAATGTTAAAGAATTGAGCGCAATTGCTGATTTTGTTAGCGAATTGGATTGTTTGATAAACTATGAACTTTTGCCATACCATAGTCTAGGAAATGGAAAATACAAAGCTTTAGGCATAGAAGATCAAATGCCAAATTTTGATCAGCTAAGTAAAGACCACTTTGAACAATTACAGAAAGAAGTGGCTAAACTGTGTAAGAAATTTAAAAAGAATTTAGAATAG
- a CDS encoding glycoside hydrolase family 97 protein, giving the protein MRKLICFLSMFILITTVNAKDYQLKSPNQKINITVHTNGEIKFSVGHEQNLFVAPTVIAMELKRGLSLGVNPVVIKKYTNSVSREIRPEVREKNEIVIENYNEIKLSFKQNFDLVFRAYDNGIAYRFETRFPAEITVKSETGKYHFPDNKLVYWPKEKSFHSNNQVYYDFTSLGELSSKDLGSLPVLMTSENAPSILIGETDLEDYPGMWFNGAEGNSLVSTFPAYPDKTEQIKDRDVFVRTRMNYIAKTEGTRTFPWRYVAIAENDGDLITNQLSWLLADENVIKDPSWIKPGKIAWDWWNANNIYGVDFRAGINTETYKYYIDFAADYGLEYIIMDEGWYELGDLLKIVPEIDMEDLTAYAKEKGVGIILWVVWKTLDDQLEVALDQFQKWGIKGIKVDFMDKDDQWMVNYYHKIARESAKRELLVDFHGSYKPAGIRRKYPNVLTREGVNGGEQYKWSMRQTPEHNLTTPFSRMVAGPMDYTPGAMRNAQKKDYKPIFDTPMSMGTRCHQLGMYVVYESPLQMLCDNPSNYKKEPECMEFLSAVPAVWDETKVLNAKIADYITLARRTGKEWYIGAMTDWDKRELSFDLSFLAKGKYKMILYRDGDNADRNAIDYKKEIKTVDKSSKLKIHLAPGGGWVARIVPLK; this is encoded by the coding sequence ATGAGAAAACTAATATGCTTCCTTAGTATGTTCATTTTAATTACCACAGTGAATGCTAAGGACTATCAACTAAAATCACCTAATCAAAAAATTAATATCACCGTTCATACAAATGGAGAAATTAAATTTTCAGTTGGACATGAACAAAATCTATTCGTAGCACCTACAGTTATTGCAATGGAGCTGAAAAGAGGTCTTAGTTTGGGCGTAAATCCTGTTGTGATTAAAAAATATACCAATAGTGTTAGTAGAGAAATCAGACCTGAAGTTCGTGAGAAGAACGAGATTGTTATTGAAAATTACAATGAGATTAAATTGTCCTTCAAACAAAACTTCGACTTGGTATTCAGAGCCTACGATAACGGGATTGCTTACCGTTTCGAAACCCGTTTCCCTGCTGAGATTACCGTGAAATCGGAAACCGGTAAGTATCATTTCCCTGACAATAAACTGGTATACTGGCCAAAGGAAAAAAGCTTTCATTCAAACAACCAGGTCTATTACGATTTTACTTCACTGGGTGAACTATCTTCAAAAGATCTGGGTTCTTTGCCCGTACTTATGACATCGGAAAATGCGCCAAGCATCTTAATTGGTGAAACCGATCTGGAAGACTACCCGGGCATGTGGTTCAATGGTGCCGAAGGAAACAGTTTGGTTTCTACCTTCCCTGCTTATCCTGACAAGACAGAACAGATTAAAGACAGAGATGTGTTTGTAAGAACCCGCATGAATTATATCGCCAAAACAGAAGGTACGAGAACTTTCCCCTGGCGCTATGTGGCTATTGCTGAAAATGATGGTGACTTAATTACCAACCAATTATCATGGCTACTGGCTGACGAGAATGTGATTAAAGATCCATCGTGGATTAAACCCGGTAAAATTGCCTGGGACTGGTGGAATGCCAACAATATTTACGGGGTCGATTTCCGTGCGGGCATCAACACCGAAACCTATAAGTATTATATCGACTTTGCCGCTGACTATGGTTTGGAATACATCATTATGGACGAGGGTTGGTACGAACTGGGCGATTTATTAAAGATTGTACCTGAAATCGACATGGAAGATCTGACTGCTTATGCCAAAGAAAAAGGTGTGGGTATTATCCTTTGGGTGGTTTGGAAAACGCTTGACGACCAGTTGGAAGTGGCTCTTGATCAATTCCAAAAGTGGGGCATTAAAGGCATTAAAGTCGACTTTATGGATAAGGATGACCAGTGGATGGTGAACTATTACCACAAAATTGCCCGTGAATCGGCTAAGCGTGAGTTATTGGTTGATTTTCATGGTTCGTACAAGCCAGCCGGAATCCGTAGAAAATACCCTAACGTATTGACTCGTGAAGGTGTGAATGGTGGTGAGCAATACAAGTGGAGCATGCGCCAAACGCCTGAACATAACCTGACCACGCCTTTCTCGAGAATGGTAGCAGGCCCTATGGATTATACACCCGGAGCCATGCGTAACGCACAAAAGAAAGATTACAAACCTATTTTCGATACACCTATGAGTATGGGAACCCGTTGCCACCAGCTGGGCATGTATGTGGTTTACGAAAGCCCTTTGCAGATGCTTTGCGACAACCCATCGAACTACAAGAAGGAGCCTGAGTGTATGGAGTTTCTTTCGGCTGTTCCTGCCGTTTGGGACGAAACCAAAGTTCTGAATGCTAAAATAGCTGACTACATCACTCTTGCCCGAAGAACAGGAAAAGAGTGGTATATAGGTGCTATGACCGATTGGGACAAGCGCGAATTAAGCTTTGATCTATCCTTTTTGGCTAAAGGCAAATATAAAATGATCCTGTATCGCGACGGTGACAATGCCGACCGTAATGCCATCGATTATAAGAAAGAGATAAAAACAGTTGATAAAAGCAGCAAATTGAAGATTCACCTTGCACCAGGAGGTGGTTGGGTGGCAAGAATTGTTCCATTGAAATAA